In Halorientalis sp. LT38, a genomic segment contains:
- a CDS encoding DNA topoisomerase I, which yields MELIITEKDNAARRIAEILSEDSAEAERRNGVNVYRWGDKRVVGLSGHVVGVDFPPEYNDWRDVEPVELIDADITKSPTKENIVRTLRELAKRADEAVIATDYDREGELIGKEAYEIIRDETGVPIQRVRFSSITEREVKDAFAEPDDLDFDLAAAGEARQIIDLIWGAALTRFLSLSARQLGEDFISVGRVQSPTLKLIVDREREIEAFEPDDYWELFADLTEEGQSFEAQYFWDDDGKEADRIWDEAAADEAHERLLDADAATVTEVRRRTRTDEPPAPFNTTQFISAAGSLGYSAQRAMSIAEELYTAGYLTYPRTDNTVYPDDLDPEELLEAFTETGAFGEDAAGLLNLDEIEPTRGDEETTDHPPIHPTGELPNRSELDDDEWEVYELVVRRFFATVAEAATWEHLRVVADANGCQLKANGKRLVEPGYHAVYPYSSASENFVPDVEEGAELAVSDVELEAKQTQPPRRYGQSRLIERMEDMGIGTKATRHNVIEKLYDRNYIENDPPRPTTLAKAVVEAAEEFADHVVSEDMTAELEADMAAIASGEATLDDVTAESREMLDRVFEELHESREEVGDHLQQSLKADRTLGPCPESDHDLLIRQSRHGSHFVGCDGFPDCRYTLPLPSTGKPQVLDEECEEHGLSHVKMLAGRDTFVHGCPQCKADEADESEDEVIGDCPDCGEGASSETTRGEGGETAEAGGELAIKQLRNGSRLVGCTRYPDCDYSLPLPRRGEIEVTDERCEEHDLPELIVHNGDEPWELGCPICNYREYQARQAVDDLVDLDGLGERTAEKLEEAEIETLDDLKTVDPDDVATTVQGVSADQIREWQQQAGAEAAD from the coding sequence GTGGAACTGATCATCACGGAGAAGGACAACGCCGCGCGACGCATCGCCGAGATCCTCAGCGAGGACAGCGCCGAGGCCGAGCGCCGCAACGGCGTCAACGTCTACCGCTGGGGCGACAAACGCGTCGTCGGCCTCTCGGGCCACGTCGTCGGCGTCGACTTCCCGCCCGAGTACAACGACTGGCGCGACGTCGAACCCGTCGAACTGATCGACGCCGACATCACGAAATCGCCCACGAAGGAAAACATCGTCCGGACGCTACGCGAACTCGCGAAGCGGGCCGACGAGGCCGTCATCGCGACGGACTACGACCGCGAGGGCGAACTCATCGGGAAGGAGGCCTACGAGATCATCCGCGACGAGACCGGCGTGCCGATCCAGCGCGTTCGGTTCTCCTCCATCACCGAGCGCGAGGTCAAAGACGCCTTCGCCGAACCCGACGACCTGGACTTCGACCTTGCGGCCGCGGGCGAGGCCCGACAGATCATCGACCTGATCTGGGGCGCGGCCCTGACCCGTTTCCTCTCCCTCTCGGCGCGGCAACTGGGCGAGGACTTCATCTCCGTCGGCCGGGTGCAGTCGCCGACGCTGAAGCTGATCGTCGACCGCGAGCGCGAGATCGAGGCCTTCGAGCCCGACGACTACTGGGAGCTGTTCGCCGACCTGACCGAGGAGGGGCAGTCCTTCGAGGCGCAGTACTTCTGGGACGACGACGGCAAGGAGGCCGACCGCATCTGGGACGAGGCCGCCGCCGACGAGGCCCACGAGCGCCTGCTCGACGCCGACGCGGCGACGGTCACCGAGGTCCGCCGTCGGACCCGCACCGACGAGCCGCCCGCCCCGTTCAACACCACGCAGTTCATCAGCGCCGCGGGCTCGCTGGGCTACTCCGCCCAGCGGGCGATGAGCATCGCCGAGGAGCTGTACACCGCCGGCTACCTGACGTACCCGCGGACGGACAACACGGTCTACCCCGACGACCTCGACCCGGAGGAACTGCTGGAGGCCTTTACCGAAACGGGCGCGTTCGGCGAGGACGCGGCGGGGCTGCTCAACCTGGACGAGATCGAACCGACCCGCGGCGACGAGGAGACGACCGACCACCCGCCGATCCACCCGACGGGGGAGCTCCCGAACCGGAGCGAACTCGACGACGACGAGTGGGAGGTGTACGAACTCGTCGTCCGCCGGTTCTTCGCGACCGTCGCCGAGGCCGCGACCTGGGAACACCTGCGTGTCGTCGCCGACGCCAACGGCTGTCAGCTGAAGGCCAACGGCAAGCGCCTGGTCGAACCGGGCTACCACGCGGTCTACCCCTACTCCAGCGCGAGCGAGAACTTCGTGCCCGACGTGGAGGAGGGTGCGGAACTCGCCGTCTCGGACGTGGAACTCGAAGCGAAGCAGACCCAGCCGCCGCGCCGCTACGGCCAGTCGCGGCTGATCGAGCGCATGGAGGACATGGGGATCGGGACGAAGGCGACGCGACACAACGTCATCGAGAAGCTCTACGACCGCAATTATATCGAGAACGACCCGCCGCGCCCGACGACGCTCGCGAAGGCGGTCGTCGAGGCCGCCGAGGAGTTCGCCGACCACGTCGTCAGCGAGGACATGACCGCGGAACTGGAGGCGGACATGGCGGCCATCGCCAGCGGCGAGGCGACGCTGGACGACGTGACCGCCGAGTCGCGGGAGATGCTCGACCGCGTGTTCGAGGAACTCCACGAGTCCCGCGAGGAGGTGGGCGACCACCTCCAGCAGTCGCTGAAGGCCGACCGGACGCTCGGACCATGCCCCGAGAGCGACCACGACCTGCTGATCCGGCAGAGCCGCCACGGCTCCCACTTCGTCGGCTGCGACGGCTTCCCCGACTGCCGATACACCCTCCCGCTGCCCAGCACGGGCAAACCGCAGGTGCTGGACGAGGAGTGCGAGGAGCACGGCCTCTCGCACGTCAAGATGCTGGCCGGCCGTGATACATTTGTCCACGGCTGTCCCCAGTGCAAGGCCGACGAGGCCGACGAGAGCGAGGACGAGGTGATCGGTGACTGTCCCGATTGTGGGGAGGGCGCGTCGTCGGAGACGACGCGAGGCGAAGGCGGTGAAACCGCCGAAGCGGGCGGCGAACTCGCCATCAAACAGCTCCGGAACGGCTCGCGACTCGTGGGCTGTACGCGCTATCCCGACTGCGACTACTCGCTCCCGCTGCCCCGCCGCGGCGAGATCGAGGTGACCGACGAGCGCTGTGAGGAACACGACCTGCCCGAGCTGATCGTCCACAACGGCGACGAGCCGTGGGAACTGGGCTGTCCGATCTGCAACTACCGGGAGTACCAGGCCCGCCAGGCCGTCGACGACCTCGTCGACCTGGACGGGCTTGGCGAGCGCACCGCCGAGAAACTGGAAGAGGCCGAGATCGAGACGCTCGACGACCTGAAGACGGTGGACCCCGACGACGTCGCGACGACGGTCCAGGGGGTCAGCGCCGACCAGATCCGGGAGTGGCAACAGCAGGCCGGCGCCGAGGCCGCGGACTGA
- a CDS encoding HEAT repeat domain-containing protein — MLRRLLAWLPGAADERGDGPDPQARADRIREIGRDPLQHGQAGTDEVLDALEDRSPLVRATAAEILGSVEVYHELVPADPLIGRLDDPDREVRLAAARALTITTDATAVDDVLPYALDDDPGVRAAGAVGLYHALTRVTYEFTPAQVEALLDSVAAAGESRGSNPEDADLGREYLLATLDRGAAPQDLTDLDAERTATLVAALDDESAAVRAQAATLLGLVENDAARQALRDARENDPDERVRDAAADGLRNDTG; from the coding sequence ATGCTCCGGCGTCTGCTGGCGTGGCTCCCCGGCGCGGCCGACGAGCGCGGCGACGGCCCGGATCCCCAAGCCCGTGCCGACCGGATCCGCGAGATCGGACGCGATCCGCTCCAACACGGCCAGGCGGGGACCGACGAGGTGCTCGACGCGCTCGAAGACCGCTCTCCGCTCGTCCGCGCGACGGCTGCGGAGATCCTGGGGTCGGTCGAGGTCTACCACGAACTCGTCCCGGCCGACCCGCTGATCGGCCGGCTGGACGACCCGGACCGCGAGGTTCGCCTCGCGGCCGCGCGGGCGCTGACGATCACGACCGACGCGACGGCGGTCGACGACGTGCTCCCCTACGCGCTCGACGACGATCCCGGCGTCCGGGCCGCGGGCGCGGTCGGGCTCTACCACGCCCTGACTCGGGTCACCTACGAGTTCACGCCCGCCCAGGTCGAAGCGCTGCTGGACTCAGTCGCGGCCGCGGGCGAGTCCAGGGGATCGAACCCCGAGGACGCCGACCTGGGCCGCGAGTACCTCCTGGCGACCCTCGACCGCGGCGCGGCCCCGCAGGACCTGACCGATCTGGACGCCGAACGGACGGCGACGCTCGTGGCCGCGCTCGACGACGAGTCGGCAGCGGTCAGAGCGCAGGCGGCGACGCTGCTCGGCCTGGTCGAGAACGATGCGGCGCGGCAGGCGCTTCGCGACGCGCGTGAGAACGACCCTGACGAGCGGGTCAGAGACGCGGCCGCGGACGGTCTGCGAAACGATACCGGCTGA